One window from the genome of Chaetodon trifascialis isolate fChaTrf1 chromosome 20, fChaTrf1.hap1, whole genome shotgun sequence encodes:
- the LOC139348427 gene encoding transcription factor TFIIIB component B'' homolog: protein MFRRSRFSIRPNVGTAGRTAATPQEAPSVNQEASETPKDVSESSTATAVTDNTSVVSPSEKPSAAGDGNDQNGEGTSSSAAVQRRKRFSVKPKVAPGRPSTLARTPKSPVKAVSETRVEVSDLDKPTTSRQAETPAAPPGLQSPRRRRTSEDSKQPKVQPKPTIVSPDSSRPAAVPPAEDSLEQTNLPADSSKQLESTSGSPVKEVPSRLPDKVPPSLPDKEAIEISEKAKTLVSSKSGLSLSPPALCLSRLLNNPSDLQRIAKARKLRELLRHEMHKEKKIKKAKARAKEYDLDPAKMTMRDLIRYLPLSNPMTSSLEDRAPENETVVPPSPGREESPERAQEPEVASTVASPRVEEEEEAAEEEQDDAIMVPQVKVAEDGSLIIDEESLTVEVQRAKGPNPAQDRDPIFERGSTTTYSSFRKGTYSKPWSSEETDMFFLAVSMVGTDFSMICQLFPHRARSEIKNKFKKEERQNAWRIDKAFRERRKLDIEYFSKLLEKILEVQKNRKKLKSLAEKNSPKKRKRKAKGKKAAKKLSDVEEEDEEEENEIPLLEEDEEEEGEKENEDLCNEGGSPVSKPKKKRQRKSKQDASAEEPKDKKSKTGEQDEAYIPEDAEAALPEDRTDPDISEKTENAAKDPAIKPAKLSRGRAPKPLLPLGRKWAKKAPPPSTDKEDEGVNDGASDEQVNKDASPIRQADKRKSADDDISSEEEGVTIQPPRPTRYGRVPKPTNLLTYAAKDDAQSSASEAAAASPAGSAAPAAKPKPKCAAKRARSSNPQSDQESKKPKLVTLWASQSDYSDEENERQWEEEEEEEEEEQHPACSSSKDSIAPAFVPVSLRSPTAVISEVEETMEELDILANMPDVLGISQDALCPDASCELAQNETGTAEPCEHQLDLLVDVIDFLSADHTEVTEDDGYNEAAQTLLAIGNLAHLSQSAQNQIALQDHTTETASVSVEETKQPHVEVEIASEPAAQEEDCATPLTDATHGQGVRETPAAVVTVELQNTATGNGDVPIAETSDQRTGSGTDPTPQLQSCPERANRSSPQTRRGRLSKVKPKPNLGQASRTAHSKSQPETSAGKTSEDTDAPGLSQATETQETPKIANQSPKLSKDEISSVEVKLKEEPSGSQETSVNAGKSGAAASDRSASENQSLCSSGFEPTLEQATRDSAKTSCHDLATSVTAVTELTAVDSPPVEQSSDHPAPHVSPAGDSPVSQKEEGEAASSRQTRRSRFQKVKPKPNLAQTSRTVQPQTIKHSLEKDSDQTPNPKLHEKATVEVEAELNDCTFPATGPASDLIPSCDLGSNLTPTEEQSTTEGKNLNVEDVCQEESDAATSDQRVSEYQNVPEAQFEPSSEQAFGDTRPASESTEEQLVSPVGTSESSCSNPPPSDSDAPESQAGQGSNVDSPVRESSDQPVLCATHAEESAVSQTEEREAASTSRTRKDHLERDKPISPKTSRTVQSKPQTTEDPIRHMQLVEKPSSPTSQPDSTMADAEPTCSSTPPGKPSQIESTASLSAPSLELSSTHKPTEELSSTEGPKTDVGVAPDPSSEASEQNIPQRRRRFPKVKPKPNLGSSARTPQTKLRSNDVSKPSEPLHVDTASNVTSEQQSVDNSAEKDNKQLTSAHSLRTEVLSSTELRPAESETLQGASSDGIVTAESQTVLTDSVLDNKSSENPVEGESTGDRVEAGLASQWDCKQDLSVRATETNNQPADDPTAVSGDGSSEVKVKSALPVTTQSTPGPKESTLQPRSENDSQAQSQDPVQQCSEPTETNRAAARSTEDNETTDSSKSSRKAPLTRRGRLVKPKPNLGRSRDPPQPQKAQTIKQAEADSGSRLEGVDASASQQPASEVQPDVQKPAEGASEQRSNQNPPPHAAGSSQSCKKQKPESCSQSHDASASSAGGTQSHPSLTLFTDMLSVQVPSDPDEPFFILSLTEIPVCSSGEAADSVSEPLSYLPTTDAAAQQQSSVPGEGLGLAARDGRLSNAALPGSTEESGDTGLVSVKDGGPDAAACVGSIMENPLDPHESSAFKPSILPETGEDDEAERPSTKQRLEGPGRTAKRQVKPKAPRTKQARKTPAAKDAETIPAQDSQDSELPVQPKACEVVPQTGSGEAAQTRRTRNRKPKDFPSFLSETNSAAPSSDASAGNVQTPPAAGERPAPVASTSRNVAPAPGPTGPEETHPTASTAAEADVDQRSRLCSDQTPAASACTAEVAASQQIASMDSSSVADEPTTVSQYFLSDIFTDVEEG, encoded by the exons ATGTTTCGTCGGTCAAGATTCAGTATTCGGCCCAACGTCGGCACGGCAGGGAGAACAGCAGCGACGCCTCAGGAAGCCCCTTCAGTAAACCAGGAGGCCAGTGAGACCCCCAAAGATGTCAGTGAGAGCAGCACTGCCACTGCTGTGACTGATAACACGTCTGTTGTCTCCCCATCAGAAAAACCCTCAGCCGCTGG GGATGGTAATGATCAAAATGGGGAAGGAAccagctcctcagcagcagtccagagAAGGAAGCGGTTTTCTGTCAAGCCCAAGGTGGCCCCAGGTCGGCCCTCCACCCTTGCTCGGACGCCAAAGTCCCCCGTCAAGGCAGTTTCTGAAACCCGTGTGGAAGTCTCAGACCTTGACAAGCCAACAACGTCCCGCCAAGCTGAGACTCCAGCAGCCCCTCCGGGACTCCAGTCCCCGAGGAGACGGAGAACTTCAGAAGACAGCAAGCAGCCCAAAGTGCAGCCGAAACCCACCATCGTTTCTCCTGACAGTTCAagacctgcagctgttcctccagctGAGGATTCGCTGGAACAAACCAATCTACCAGCGGACAGCAGCAAACAATTAGAAAGCACATCAGGCAGTCCAGTTAAAGAAGTTCCTTCCAGATTACCAGATAAAGTCCCCCCCTCTCTGCCGGACAAAGAAGCTATTGAGATATCGGAGAAAGCCAAGACTCTGGTGTCATCCAAGAGCGGGCTTTCACTGTCACCACCGGCGCTCTGTTTGAGCAGACTCTTGAACAACCCGTCAGACTTACAGAGGATCGCAAAGGCCCGAAAGCTCAGAGAGCTGCTCAGACATGAGATGCACAAAGAAAAG AAAATCAAGAAAGCTAAGGCACGTGCAAAGGAGTATGATTTAGATCCTGCTAAAATGACCATGAGGGATCTTATCCGTTATCTGCCGCTGTCTAACCCTATGAC ATCTAGTTTAGAAGACAGAGCTCCAGAGAACGAGACCGTGGTCCCACCTTCTCCTGGAAGAGAAGA GTCACCAGAGAGAGCGCAGGAGCCTGAAGTCGCCTCTACAGTTGCAAGCCCAAGggtagaggaagaagaggaggcagcagaggaagagcaggacgACGCAATCATGGTTCCTCAGGTCAAAGTCGCAGAGGATGGCTCGCTGATCATTGATGAAGAGAG CTTGACAGTGGAAGTCCAGCGAGCCAAAGGGCCAAACCCAGCTCAGGATCGAGACCCCATCTTTGAGCGTGGCTCCACCACAACTTACTCAAGCTTCAGGAAGGGGACCTATTCGAAACCCTGGTCCAGTGAAG agacagacatgttcTTCCTGGCAGTTAGCATGGTGGGGACAGACTTTTCCATGATCTGTCAGCTGTTTCCTCACAGAGCGCGATCAGAGATAAAG AATAAATTCAAAAAAGAAGAGCGACAGAATGCCTGGAGGATTGACAAAGCTTTCA GAGAGAGGCGCAAACTGGACATAGAGTATTTTTCTAAGCTGCTAGAGAAGATTCTGGAAgttcagaaaaacaggaagaaactcAAGTCACTTGCTGAGAAGAACTCCCCGAAGAAGCGCAAGAGAAAGGCAAAGG GCAAAAAAGCTGCAAAGAAGCTGAGTGACgtagaggaggaagatgaggaagaagagaatgAAATTCCTCTcttggaggaggatgaggaggaggagggagagaaagagaacgaGGACCTCTGCAATGAGGGAGGAAGTCCTGTTTCTAAGCCGAAGAAGAAGCGACAACGAAAGAGTAAACAGGACGCCTCGGCTGAGGAGCccaaagacaagaaaagcaaaacCGGTGAACAAG ATGAGGCCTACATACCCGAAGACGCCGAGGCAGCACTTCCAGAGGACCGCACGGATCCAGACAT ATCTGAAAAGACTGAGAATGCAGCCAAGGATCCTGCAATCAAGCCAGCTAAACTCTCACGAGGCAGAGCACCAAAACCGCTGCTGCCTTTGGGCCGGAAGTGGGCTAAAAAAGCTCCACCGCCTTCCACAGATAAAGAGGACGAGGGAGTGAATGATGGAGCCTCTGATGAGCAG GTAAATAAAGATGCATCACCCATACGGCAAGCCGATAAGAGGAAGTCAGCCGATGATGACATTTCCTCTGAAGAAGAGGGTGTCACCATTCAACCTCCGAGACCTACCAG GTATGGGAGAGTCCCCAAACCCACCAACCTCTTGACTTACGCTGCCAAAGATGATGCACAGTCCTCTGCATCTGAAGCCGCTGCGGCCTCACCGGCAGGGTCCGCTGCTCCTGCTGCCAAGCCGAAACCCAAATGCGCAGCCAAGAGGGCGAGATCCTCAAATCCACAATCAGACCAAGAGTCCAAAAAGCCCAAACTCGTCACCCTCTGGGCTTCTCAGTCAGATTACAGCGACGAGGAGAATGAAAGGCagtgggaagaagaagaagaggaggaggaggaggagcagcaccCTGCATGTAGCTCGAGTAAGGACAGCATTGCCCCTGCGTTTGTTCCTGTCAGCCTGCGCTCGCCAACGGCTGTGATTTCAGAAGTGGAAGAGACTATGGAGGAG CTTGATATCTTGGCCAATATGCCTGATGTGTTGGGCATCTCCCAAGATGCTCTGTGCCCTGATGCCTCATGTGAGCTGGCACAAAATGAGACAGGCACAGCTGAGCCGTGTGAACATCAGTTGGACCTGCTGGTT GATGTTATAGACTTCCTTTCTGCAGATCACACAGAAG tgactGAGGACGATGGCTATAATGAGGCTGCTCAAACCCTGCTGGCCATCGGAAACCTGGCTCACCTCTCTCAGTCAGCACAGAATCAAATAGCACTACAAGATCACACAACAG aaacagcatcagtcagtGTGGAGGAAACCAAGCAACCACACGTCGAAGTAGAGATTGCATCAGAGCCTGCTGCACAAGAGGAAGACTGTGCCACTCCTCTTACGGATGCAACTCATGGCCAAGGAGTCAGAGAAACACCAGCAGCTGTCGTCACTGTGGAGCTACAAAACACCGCAACAGGCAACGGTGACGTGCCCATTGCTGAAACCAGTGATCAGAGGACGGGCTCTGGTACGGATCCTACACCTCAGCTGCAGTCATGTCCAGAGAGGGCAAACAGAAGTTCTCCACAAACCAGGAGAGGACGCTTATCCAAGGTGAAGCCCAAACCTAACCTAGGCCAAGCCTCAAGGACTGCACATTCAAAATCCCAACCAGAGACATCAGCAGGAAAGACAAGTGAAGACACAGATGCTCCTGGTCTGTCTCAAGCCACTGAGACACAAGAAACCCCTAAGATAGCAAACCAGAGTCCAAAATTGTCAAAGGATGAAATTTCTTCTGTCGAAGTCAAACTTAAAGAAGAGCCATCTGGCAGTCAGGAGACGTCTGTGAATGCTGGGAAATCAGGTGCAGCAGCATCTGATCGGAGTGCCTCTGAAAACCAGAGTCTCTGCTCTTCTGGGTTTGAACCCACTTTGGAACAGGCCACCAGAGACTCAGCTAAGACGAGTTGTCATGATCTGGCGACATCCGTCACAGCAGTCACAGAACTGACAGCCGTGGATTCACCTCCAGTCGAGCAGAGCAGCGACCATCCTGCTCCACATGTTTCACCTGCAGGAGACTCACCTGTCAGTCAGAAAGAAGAGGGTGAAGCCGCATCTAGTCGCCAGACCAGGAGGAGTCGATTCCAGAAAGTCAAACCCAAACCTAACCTAGCACAGACATCAAGAACTGTACAACCTCAAACCATAAAGCACTCCTTAGAGAAAGACTCCGACCAAACTCCAAATCCCAAATTACACGAAAAAGCAACAGTAGAGGTTGAAGCAGAACTAAATGACTGCACCTTTCCAGCCACTGGTCCTGCTTCAGATTTGATACCATCATGTGATTTAGGCTCTAATCTTACACCCACAGAGGAGCAATCAACAACTGAGGggaaaaatctaaatgttgaagatgtctgtcAGGAAGAATCAGATGCAGCAACATCAGATCAGAGAGTTTCAGAATACCAGAACGTCCCTGAAGCCCAGTTTGAACCCAGTAGCGAGCAGGCCTTTGGAGACACGAGGCCAGCATCTGAGTCCACAGAAGAACAACTGGTGTCTCCTGTCGGGACATCTGAGAGTAGCTGTAGTAATCCGCCGCCATCCGACTCAGACGCCCCAGAGTCGCAAGCTGGACAAGGGTCAAACGTGGACTCACCTGTCCGAGAGAGCAGCGACCAACCTGTTCTCTGTGCTACACATGCAGAAgagtcagctgtcagtcagacagaagagagagaagctgcATCTACGTCCCGGACAAGGAAAGATCATTTAGAAAGAGACAAGCCCATCTCGCCGAAGACCTCAAGAACTGTGCAGTCCAAACCTCAAACCACAGAAGACCCCATCAGACACATGCAGCTCGTGGAGAAACCCTCCAGCCCGACCTCACAGCCCGACAGCACAATGGCAGACGCAGAGCCAACCTGCAGTTCCACCCCTCCTGGAAAACCAAGTCAGATTGAAAGCACTGCTTCACTTTCAGCACCATCATTGGAATTAAGCTCTACTCATAAACCCACAGAGGAACTGTCTTCAACCGAGGGCCCAAAGACGGATGTCGGAGTTGCACCAGACCCAAGCTCAGAGGCTTCAGAACAAAATATACCTCAGAGAAGGCGACGCTTTCCCAAGGTCAAACCCAAACCCAATTTGGGATCGTCCGCTCGAACTCCACAGACGAAGCTGAGGTCAAATGATGTCAGTAAACCCTCTGAACCACTCCACGTGGACACGGCGTCAAATGTAACCTCAGAACAGCAATCTGTGGACAACAGTGCAGAGAAAGACAACAAGCAGTTGACATCAGCACATTCATTACGCACAGAAGTTCTCAGCTCAACAGAGTTACGACCTGCAGAGTCAGAGACGTTGCAGGGTGCGTCCTCCGATGGTATCGTCACAGCAGAGAGTCAGACTGTGTTGACAGACTCGGTTCTTGACAATAAGAGCAGTGAAAACCCAGTTGAAGGGGAATCCACGGGGGACAGGGTGGAGGCTGGACTTGCTTCCCAATGGGACTGCAAACAGGACTTGTCCGTTAGAGCTACAGAGACAAATAACCAACCAGCAGATGATCCAACTGCAGTTTCAGGAGATGGTTCATCAGAGGTAAAAGTTAAATCTGCGCTCCCAGTGACTACACAGTCCACACCAGGTCCAAAAGAAAGCACTCTGCAGCCACGTTCAGAGAATGACTCGCAGGCACAAAGTCAAGATCCAGTCCAGCAGTGTTCTGAACCCACAGAAACAAACCGAGCAGCTGCCAGGAG CACTGAAGATAATGAGACAACCGACTCCTCCAAGTCCTCAAGAAAAGCTCCTCTGACTCGTAGAGGTCGACTCGTTAAACCCAAACCCAACCTGGGACGCAGCAGGGACCCTCCACAGCCCCAAAAAGCCCAGACTATAAAACAAGCAGAAGCAG ATTCTGGTTCTCGCTTGGAAGGTGTGGACGCGTCAGCTTCCCAACAGCCTGCGTCTGAAGTCCAACCTGATGTTCAGaaaccagcagagggagccagTGAGCAGCGCAGCAACCAAAACCCCCCTCCACACGCTGCAGGATCCTCCCAGAGCTGCAAGAAACAAAAACCTGAAAGTTGTTCACAG TCCCATGATGCTTCAGCATCCAGCGCAGGAGGCACCCAAAGCCATCCAAGTCTCACACTGTTCACAGACA tgctgtctgtgcaggTGCCTTCAGATCCAGATGAACCgtttttcatcctctctttgACTGAGATCCCAGTCTGTTCATCAGGGGAGGCGGCGGACAGCGTGTCTGAGCCCCTCTCTTATCTTCCCACAACAGACGCAGCAGCGCAGCAGCAGAG CAGTGTTCCTGGCGAGGGTTTGGGTTTGGCAGCGAGAGATGGGCGCCTCTCTAACGCCGCTCTGCCCGGGTCCACGGAGGAGAGTGGTGACACAGGCCTCGTCAGTGTCAAAGATGGCGGGCCGGACGCAGCTGCATGTGTA gGTTCGATCATGGAGAATCCACTGGATCCACATG AGAGTTCTGCGTTCAAGCCGTCCATATTACCAGAGACTGGAGAGGACGATGAGGCTGAACGTCCGTCCACGAAGCAGAGGCTAGAGGGCCCTGGAAGGACAG CCAAACGGCAGGTTAAGCCCAAAGCTCCGAGGACGAAACAAGCCAGGAAGACCCCGGCTGCCAAGGACGCAGAGACAATCCCCGCCCAGGACTCCCAGGACTCAGAGCTTCCTGTGCAGCCAAAAGCCTGTGAGGTCGtaccacagacaggaagtggtgaaGCTGCACAGACGAGGAGGACTAGGAATAG AAAACCCAAAGacttcccttccttcctctctgagaCAAACAGCGCTGCCCCTTCAAGCGATGCTTCAGCCGGCAACGTCCAAACTCCGCCTGCAGCAGGAGAACGACCAGCACCTGTAGCCTCAACGTCACGCAATGTAGCCCCCGCACCCGGTCCAACGGGGCCGGAGGAAACCCACCCGACAGCCTCGACCGCGGCGGAGGCGGACGTCGACCAGCGCAGCCGGCTGTGCTCGGACCAAACGCCCGCCGCCTCCGCCTGCACAGCTGAG GTTGCAGCTTCTCAGCAAATCGCCAGCatggacagcagctctgtggcgGATGAGCCCACCACTGTGTCTCAGTACTTCTTAAGTGACATTTTTACAGACGTGGAGGAGGGATAG
- the dab2 gene encoding disabled homolog 2 isoform X1: MSAEVENSAPVPADPSVTSPSTTSTSNTPPTSPSTSKVPFKKEKKKVPEKTDEYLLGRFKGDGVRYKAKLIGIDDVPEARGDKMCQDSMMKLKGMAVAARSQGKHKQRIWVNISMSGIKIIDERSGVIEHEHVVNKISFIARDVTDNRAFGYVCGAEGQHQFFAIKTAQQAEPLVIDLKDLFQVIFNMKKKEAEASQKGENGSTVVENGSDALLSVDGKVKTAQPVELDLFGDMSTPPDIQAPNSTASDLFGAELFAAPAHSEGSSASGDLFNSAPANSTPSSIAALGNLQLGPPAATSMPAAGMWAASTAAPSMFPMPGVTAPGPGLSFPQPSAFGGPPMPPTAWGQPLPPQFAPPLSPPHIFCQPPAAAGPGWGQPTNPFHSGPSRPPPRPPGKEAAPKIENSAFTALDPLGDKEKKTGKDMFKDFQLAKPPAIPARKGELGSNSAAAPGSNKEQGAFDQYFSSKVGLAQDSADHDDFDINQMSPVVNDLPKPGPAPAAASSFNPSAPSANSQDMFDEAFGAPNSSPFGVPPVAMQTPAVGQTSGSAAAFGDPFGNPFA; the protein is encoded by the exons ATGTCTGCAGAGGTGGAGAACAGCGCTCCCGTCCCCGCCGATCCCAGCGTCACATCCCCGTCCACGACCTCCACCTCCAACACCCCTCCCACCTCCCCTTCCACATCCAAGGTCCCAttcaagaaagagaagaagaagg tccCAGAAAAGACAGATGAGTACCTGCTGGGCAGGTTTAAAGGGGACGGTGTGAGATACAAGGCTAAGCTGATTGGCATCGATGATGTCCCAGAAGCCAGAGGAGACAAGATGTGCCAGGACTCCATGATGAAGCTGAAG GGTATGGCAGTAGCTGCTCGGTCCcaaggcaaacacaaacagaggatcTGGGTCAACATTTCTATGTCGGGCATCAAGATCATTGATGAGAGATCAGGA GTGATTGAGCACGAGCACGTGGTGAATAAGATCTCCTTCATCGCCAGAGATGTAACAGATAACAGGGCGTTTGGATATGTGTGCGGAGCAGAGGGGCAGCATCAGTTCTTCGCCATAAAGACCGCACAGCAG GCCGAGCCCCTGGTCATCGACCTGAAAGACCTGTTCCAGGTCATCTTcaacatgaagaagaaagaagccGAGGCCTCACAGAAG GGTGAAAATGGCAGCACTGTGGTTGAG aatGGAAGCGATGCTTTGCTAAGTGTGGACGGCAAAGTAAAAACCGCCCAA CCAGTGGAGCTTGACCTTTTTGGAGACATGTCGACCCCTCCAGACATCCAGGCTCCAAAT TCCACAGCAAGTGACCTGTTTGGAGCAGAGCTGTTTGCTGCTCCTGCTCATTCTGAAGGGTCATCTGCTTCAGGTGACCTTTTCAACAGCGCACCCGCCAACTCCACTCCTTCCTCCATAGCTGCTCTGG GGAATCTTCAGTTGGGTCCTCCAGCTGCCACAAGTATGCCCGCTGCAGGCATGTGGGCAGCCTCCACTGCAGCACCCTCCATGTTCCCCATGCCAGGAGTGACAGCTCCAGGCCCTGGGCTCAGCTTCCCACAGCCATCTGCCTTCGGTGGTCCACCCATGCCACCCACAGCCTGGGGCCAGCCATTGCCACCTCAGTTTGCCCCACCTTTATCCCCACCCCACATCTTCTGccagccaccagcagcagccggGCCAGGCTGGGGTCAGCCGACCAACCCCTTCCATTCTGGTCCGTCACGCCCCCCTCCTAGGCCACCGGGTAAGGAGGCCGCTCCAAAGATAGAGAACAGTGCCTTCACAGCTTTGGACCCCCTTGGagataaagagaagaagacTGGAAAGGACATGTTCAAGGACTTCCAGCTTGCCAAACCCCCTGCCATCCCAGCGAGGAAAGGCGAGCTAGGGTCCAACTCTGCAGCAGCCCCCGGCAGCAACAAGGAGCAAGGAGCATTTGAtcagtacttttccagtaaAGTGGGCTTGGCTCAGGATAGTGCAGATCACGATGACTTTGATATCAATCAAATGTCACCAGTTGTTAACG ATCTTCCTAAACCAGgtcctgctccagctgcagcttcaagCTTTAACCCTTCTGCCCCCAGTGCAAACAGTCAGGACATGTTTGATGAAGCGTTTGGGGCCCCGAATTCCAGTCCGTTTGGAGTGCCGCCTGTAGCTATG CAGACACCCGCTGTTGGTCAGACTTCTggttcagcagctgcttttggCGATCCTTTCGGAAATCCCTTTGCTTGA
- the dab2 gene encoding disabled homolog 2 isoform X2: protein MSAEVENSAPVPADPSVTSPSTTSTSNTPPTSPSTSKVPFKKEKKKVPEKTDEYLLGRFKGDGVRYKAKLIGIDDVPEARGDKMCQDSMMKLKGMAVAARSQGKHKQRIWVNISMSGIKIIDERSGVIEHEHVVNKISFIARDVTDNRAFGYVCGAEGQHQFFAIKTAQQAEPLVIDLKDLFQVIFNMKKKEAEASQKGENGSTVVENGSDALLSVDGKVKTAQPVELDLFGDMSTPPDIQAPNDSNDILLLDFSAEVDSNQNCIKGNSFVTSCAADRRASPHTENPFSSTFGYFPTPDTDPFRDDPLSKSPTRSAPDHSRISVATAHHLSSTAGTTSKTIVNGGLNGDSEHLSQQINGLSSKTMILALSNGQWPLGGKITQGNTITMMDGNESGQVLSTKNPFFDASLTTAPVSNGINHHPQPPVTHSKDSVVINPPPQSSKAGRGRRSAKVKFHSQMNHSTVACVMPKNGVLCTFSRARLVC from the exons ATGTCTGCAGAGGTGGAGAACAGCGCTCCCGTCCCCGCCGATCCCAGCGTCACATCCCCGTCCACGACCTCCACCTCCAACACCCCTCCCACCTCCCCTTCCACATCCAAGGTCCCAttcaagaaagagaagaagaagg tccCAGAAAAGACAGATGAGTACCTGCTGGGCAGGTTTAAAGGGGACGGTGTGAGATACAAGGCTAAGCTGATTGGCATCGATGATGTCCCAGAAGCCAGAGGAGACAAGATGTGCCAGGACTCCATGATGAAGCTGAAG GGTATGGCAGTAGCTGCTCGGTCCcaaggcaaacacaaacagaggatcTGGGTCAACATTTCTATGTCGGGCATCAAGATCATTGATGAGAGATCAGGA GTGATTGAGCACGAGCACGTGGTGAATAAGATCTCCTTCATCGCCAGAGATGTAACAGATAACAGGGCGTTTGGATATGTGTGCGGAGCAGAGGGGCAGCATCAGTTCTTCGCCATAAAGACCGCACAGCAG GCCGAGCCCCTGGTCATCGACCTGAAAGACCTGTTCCAGGTCATCTTcaacatgaagaagaaagaagccGAGGCCTCACAGAAG GGTGAAAATGGCAGCACTGTGGTTGAG aatGGAAGCGATGCTTTGCTAAGTGTGGACGGCAAAGTAAAAACCGCCCAA CCAGTGGAGCTTGACCTTTTTGGAGACATGTCGACCCCTCCAGACATCCAGGCTCCAAAT GACTCTAATGATATTCTCTTGCTGGACTTTTCTGCTGAAGTTGACAGCAATCAGAATTGCATAAAGGGAAACTCCTTTGTAACTTCCTGTGCCGCTGACCGTAGGGCATCTCCCCACACAGAGAATCCCTTTTCCTCAACATTTGGCTACTTTCCAACCCCAGACACTGACCCTTTCAGAGATGACCCCCTTTCTAAATCGCCCACTCGGTCGGCACCCGATCATTCACGCATCTCCGTCGCCACCGCTCATCACCTAAGCAGCACTGCTGGCACCACCAGTAAGACAATTGTTAACGGTGGTTTGAATGGAGACTCTGAACACCTCAGTCAGCAGATAAATGGGTTATCCAGTAAGACCATGATCCTCGCTCTCAGTAACGGACagtggccactagggggcaaaATAACTCAGGGCAACACAATTACCATGATGGACGGGAATGAATCTGGACAAGTTCTCTCAACCAAAAACCCATTTTTTGATGCATCTTTGACAACCGCCCCTGTCTCAAATGGCATAAACCATCACCCTCAACCCCCCGTGACTCATAGCAAGGATTCAGTAGTCATAAACCCGCCTCCACAGAGCTCTAAGGCTGGACGAGGTCGCAGGAGTGCAAAGGTGAAATTCCACAGCCAGATGAATCATAGTACAGTTGCATGTGTGATGCCTAAAAATGGggttttatgcacattttccaGAGCACGGTTAGTTTGCTAA